In Chryseobacterium scophthalmum, the genomic stretch CAAATCAGGTATATTTCTGAAAACTTCGTCCAGCTCTTCCTGCGGAATTTGAATACCTACGTTTTCATTTTCGTCGTATTCTATGTCTAAATTATCAGGATTTATTTCGTCTTCCTCAATTTGGCGTTCATTGGCAGTGTTTGGCATCGAAAGGCTTCTTACTGGCTTAGGCAGACCCATAATATCAGGAAGATTTGGATTGATTTTTTCTTGTGTCGGTTTTTGTTTCGACTTTTTATTGATGATGATTTTATCTTGTACAAGCAAGAAAATTACAATCAGCAAGCATATTACAATTACTATTTCCATAATTAAATGTTTTAAAAAATGGGTTTATATTTCTCATTAAAATCGTCTATAATGGCTTTCTCAAATACTTCAAAATGATGCTCCAAAATATTATCAAGGTAAGCATACAGCGGTATTTCATCTTTTCCTATAACCTGTATAATGCGGGATAATCGTGCGTGATATTCCTGCCGGATGTAGATGCTTTTATCTCCACGCTTTGTCATCGAATGCGTTTTCAAAAAATGGTCGCCATAACTTCCATCAAGAATTTTCTTTGTTCGGTTCTTTTCCTTTTGGGCAGGTTTATTTCTTGAAAATTCTTCTTGTTTTACAGCCTCATTTTCCATTTTTTCAATGGGTTCAGGAGGAAGCTGTATTCCGTCTTTTTTTACGCCATCCACCATCAAGTTCATCATCATTTCCTCGTTAATATCGGGCGTAGCTTTTCTTTTATTATCTTTCTCCATAAGGCTATAATTGAATGATTTTTAAAAACTCCTCGATGAATAAATTCAATTGACAAGCTTTCATCAATCGTTCATCCGGCGGCATTACTGTGGAACGGAAAACTGTTTTGCTATCCGCTTCACTTTCTTTGCGGAAACGTGTACTGTTCTTGATTTGGCTTTGCATCAAACTCAATCCTAATTGCTCAATCAATTGATTGTAAACAGCATACAATGGCGTACTTTCTCTTCCGTCCACTTGGTTCCAAAAAAGATGAATGGTTTCTATGGAGGTTTCTCCTTTTTTCATAATCACATCCTGCAAAAGTTGTGTAAAAATGAGTGTACTCTCCATTACTACACGGTCTGCTGCGATGGGCGTAAAAATGTGATGCATTCCCGCCAATGCATTCAGAATTCCTGGCGTGTTCACAGTTCCTGGCAAGTCAAAAAATACCACATCCACAGGAGTGGTAGAAGTATTTACAAATTCTTGAGCCGCTTCCAATACACTATCCGCTTTGTGCTGCATAATCGGATAGGCTTTTTTGTTGATGGTGGTAAATTGTTTGTACGCCAGCTTTTTTAAAGTTTCATTTTCCATAACCATTGCCAAATCTCTTGTCTTCATTTTCATCAGACTGTGTTGTGGAAAATCCGCATCAAATACAGCTACATTGTAGCCCAATCTATAGTGCATCGTACTTGCAACGAGCGTTGTAAATGTACTTTTGCCAACGCCACCTTTTTGAGAAGAAAATGCAATAAACAGAGGTTTCTTTTTTGTGTCCATATTTTAAAAATTTAAAGTTTTCGTATTCTTGTTTTCAGGCTTGCTTGCAGGATAACCGGCAGTCTTTCTTTATTGAATTCGTGATTTCCTACTGGTCTGCAAGACAGCACTCATTATTGTTTGCTATCAGTCAGGATAGCCATCATTCTAGCGTTCCTATAATCCTGCATTCACGAAAGCAATCTTGATTACAAGCCGTCACGCTATCATTCTTTCATCCTTGCAATCCTGCCGTCAAGATTGCTGGATTATCTGCATTCCGGAATGCTATCAATCTATCATCCCTGATGGAGTTCCTGCCAACATTCAAAAGCAAAGAAATCATCATTTTCAATCAATTTTATGGCTTTGGCGGTGTTTGGCACTCAAAGGCAATGTTTGTCTTGGTAATGTCTTGCAATACTCTCATAAGCAGATCTTTACTTTGTAAAATGATTTTTATTAACAGATTTATGCAAAGTATCTCTCAAAAATGGACACTAAACAGAACGGCATCGAGCCGTTTTTCCCTGTTAAATTTAATCCGTCCCGAAGGGCGGATTTTTGTGTTCATCAGAACACGGCAAGTTGTGTTTTGAGGCACTCGAAACCGAGTTCGTGCCTCAAAACAACTTGCCCTGCCGGGAGCTGAAAAAACCACTCCGAAGTCGAGGTTTTGTATGAATTTAAAATGGATTAGTGATGAATGAGAATAATAAAAGAAAACAAAATAAAGGCGGACGGAAGGCAAAAATCGACCCAAGCATCCACCGCCACGTTTTTCGTCTTACTGATGAAGAAAATGCCAAACTTTTATCGCTTTTTGAAACATCGGGAATGCCCAATAAAGCAAAGTTTATCATTTCTCTGTTGTTTGGTAACGAGATGAAATCAGTTAAAATAGATAAAGGCACGGTTGATTTTTATATGAGATTGACTTCGTTTCATAGTCAATTTCGTTCTGTGGGTGTCAATTACAACCAAATAGTGAAGCTTTTGTATAAGAATTTTTCCGAGAAAAAAGCCGCAGCGTTTCTATACAAATTAGAAAAACAAACGGCTGAAATGGCAATGTTGTGTCAAAAAATCATTCAGATTAGCGAAGAATTTGAAACAAAACATTTGAAAAAACAGCTGTAAAAATGATAGCAAAAATCGGAAGAAGCGGAAATTTATACGGAGCATTGGCGTACAATCAGCTCAAAGTGGAGAATGAAAACGGACAGATTTTGTTTGCAAACAAGATGATTGAAACCGCTAAAGGTCATTATTCCGTTGCACAATTAGCCCAATCTTTTGCTCCTTACCTGATAGCCAACCGCAATACCGAGAAACATACTTTGCATATTTCTCTCAATCCCGACCCGAAAGATAAGGTAAGCGATGATCGGTATAGGGAAATGGCAGAAGAATATATGCGGGAAATGGGTTACGGCGACCAGCCTTTTGTGGTATTCAAACATGCCGATATTGACCGTAGCCATATTCATATCGTATCGGTTTGCGTGGACGAAGAAGGCAAAAAGATTTCGGACAAATTCGAAAAAATGAGGTCTATGAATATTTGCCGTGAACTAGAAAGAAAACACGGATTGATAGCTGCTACAGATAAAGAACATAAGCTGAATGACAAGATTTTTAGTCCCATAAATTACAAAGCAGGCGATGTAAAAAGTCAGATAGCTTCAGTTATTCGCCATTTGCCAAACTATTATCAATACCAAACTTTGGGAGAATACAACGCCTTGCTTTCTTTGTTTAACATTACCACCGAAAAGGTAGAAGGAGAATTGCAAGGGCAGTTGCAGAAGGGTTTATTGTACATTCCCTTAAATGAAAAAGGAGAAAAAGCAGGTCATCCGTTCAAGGCATCTTTGTTTGGGAAAAGTGCTGGACTTCCAGCTTTGGAATTGCATTTTGAGCAAAGTAAAATTGCATTAAAAAATAATCCTGTTCAAAAAACTTTAAAATCTGCTATAAACATTGCTTTACAATCAACAACTGATGAATTGAGTTTTAAGAAACAATTAACCGAACAAGGAATTAATGTAGTGGTGCGCAGAAATGATGTAGGACGAATTTACGGAATAACTTTTATAGACCATAATTCTAAGACAATTTGGAATGGTTCACGATTGGGAAAAGAACTTTCTGCTAATACTTTTAACGATTATTGGAATAACAACATCAAACCGGAAATTAAAGAACCAGTTCAATCACAAATAAAAGCTTCTAAGTCAAACGATGCGGAAAATTTACCTGTGGAAAAACCTCATCATTTCTTCGATTTTTTAAATACTGAAAAACACGAAGATGGTTTGGTCGAAGCATTGGGCGGCTTATTGCCTGAAATACAAGGAGAAGATTATGAAGAACAAGATTTTGCAAATAAAATGAAGAAGAAAAGGAAACGCCATAGAGGACAGCAATAGCAATCCGCCAAACAATGCCATTCGCAGACATTGACTACCACATTTTAAAAACCAATATTTACAACTTTTAAATTCACGCCCGAACATTAAAACTAAAATAATGCAGGGAGAAGACGATTTAAGAGGTCTTGCCAAAATAATGGCATTTATGCGGGCAGTAAGTATCCTTTTGGTACTGATGCACCTTTATTGGTTCTGCTACGGTTTCTTTTTGGAACGTGGCTGGACGCTGGAAATAATCAACAAAATCTTAGGCAATTTTGACCGAACAGCCGGTTTGTTTTCGCACAATTTATACACCAAAATTTTTGCTTTGGTACTGTTGGCATTAAGCTGTTTGGGAACAAAAGGCGTTAAAAATGAGAAGATAACTTGGTCTAAAATATATGTAGCTTTGTCGATTGGAATTATTTTGTTTTTTCTGAATTTTCCTTTGTTGAAACTACCTTTATTAACTGCCACATTTCTGTATATTTTTACCACTGCTTTAGGTTATATTGCTTTGATGGTAGCAGGAGTTTGGATGAGCCGTTTACTCCGTACCAATTTAATGGAAGATGTTTTCAACAATGAGAATGAGAGTTTTCAGCAGGAAACTAAATTGATGGAAAACGAGTATTCTGTCAATCTTCCTACAAAGTTTTATTATAAGGGCAAATGGAATAATGGCTGGATAAATATTGTCAATCCTTTCCGGGCGACTATTGTTTTGGGAACACCCGGTTCTGGAAAATCTTATGCGATTGTAAATAATTATATAAAGCAACAAATTGAAAAAGGGTTTTCAATGTACATCTACGATTTTAAATTTGATGACCTTTCTACCATTGCATACAATCATTTATTAAAACATCGGGATAAATACAAAGTTCAGCCAAAATTTTATGTGATAAATTTTGACGACCCACGAAAAAGCCACCGTTGCAATCCGCTCAATCCTGATTTTATGACGGATATTTCTGATGCCTACGAAGCTGCTTATACCATAATGCTAAACCTCAACCGAAGTTGGATACAGAAACAAGGCGATTTTTTTGTAGAAAGTCCGATAATTTTGTTAGCTGCCATTATTTGGTATTTGAAAATTTACGATGACGGAAAATATTGCACATTTCCGCACGCTATTGAATTGCTGAACAAAAAATATTCAGATGTTTTCACGATTTTAACTTCATATCCCGATTTGGAAAACTATTTATCTCCTTTTATGGATGCGTGGCAAGGTGGCGCACAAGACCAATTGCAAGGACAAATTGCATCGGCAAAAATCCCTTTATCAAGAATGATTTCTCCGCAGTTGTATTGGGTTATGACTGGCGATGATTTTTCTTTGGATATTAATAATCCTGAAGAACCTAAAATTTTATGTGTAGGTAATAATCCCGACCGACAGAATATTTATTCCGCAGCGTTGGGATTATACAATTCAAGGATTGTAAAGCTAATCAACAAAAAAGGGCAATTAAAAAGTTCGGTTATCATAGACGAATTGCCAACTATTTACTTTAGAGGATTGGATAATTTGATTGCAACTGCAAGAAGTAATAAAGTGGCTGTTTGTTTAGGTTTTCAAGATTTTTCACAATTGACGAGAGATTATGGCGACAAGGAAAGCAAGGTTATTCAGAATACGGTTGGTAATATTTTCAGCGGACAAGTGGTGGGAGAAACTGCAAAAAGCCTTTCGGAACGTTTCGGAAAGGTGTTGCAGAAAAGACAAAGTTTAACCATCAACCGAAGCGACAAATCAACTTCCATTTCTACGCAATTGGACAGTTTAATCCCAGCTTCAAAAATTTCAACTTTAACACAAGGGATGTTTGTTGGTGCAGTTTCGGATAACTTCGATGAGCGAATTGAACAGAAAATCTTTCACGCTGAAATTGTGGTGGACAATGAAAGTGTAGCATCAGAAACCAAAGCGTACCAAAAGATACCACAAATATTATCTTTCGTAAACCAGCAGGGCGAAGATGAAATGAAAAAACAGATTGAAGGGAATTACCGACAAATAAAGATGGACATTTTGAATATTGTAGAAAATGAATTGGAAAGAATTAAGAACGACCCAGATTTACAACATTTATTACAGCAGGCATAAAATGTTCTTACAACTACTTCAGTAAGCAGACAAATTTAAAAATGGTTGGTTAGGGAGTTATTATTAAATTTATTATGGTTCTTAAATTCTTTTTTTTGCTTTCTTTTGTTACCAACAAAACTTATTTGTATATCTTTGTCAAAATGTTGCGTAGATACACTGCCATATTATTCTTAATTGTTGCCCAAATAATGATTTTGGGGCACGGCATTGTATCGCACCATCACCACCTTGAAATTGTTAATGACGAACATCATAACGGCAAAAACAATGGCGAAACACCCTTAGAGATTGCATTTTCGGGTTTTATACACGCTGGTGAAAACATATCCTTTACAAATTCAAGCGAAACTAAAATTGTCATTTCCAAGGACGACGTAAAATCTATTAAGGCTCTGCCTATTCATTTTACTGCGCCCGTTGAATATATAGTTGACTATCAGAAAAATACTTTTCCACCAGATAGGCATATTATTTATCTACCACCGCTCCACGGAGCCTATTCCCTTCGGGGTCCCCCTTCATTCATTGTTGCTTAACTTTCAATCCTCGAAAGTTAAAATTTGACGTATGCCCATTTTTTCGGGCAAATTATTTATTTCTTACTATCAAATTTTTTAAACAATGAAAAAATCATTCATTATAGCGGCTTTTGCTGCCCTTACCTTAGTTGCCTGCAATACCAACGAGAAAAAATCTTCAGATAATACTGATCAAGTGACACCTGTGGAAACAGCAAATCAAGATAGCATTGATAAAGCACACGGGCATTCCCACGATCCTTCCGGTAATCATACTGCACCTGCTGCAAAAGCAGATAGTTCAACTGTAGCTCCTTTAAAGCAGGACAGTATTGATAAAGCACACGGACATAAGCATTAATTAATTTTTTAAGCAAAGTCTTATAATCATTGTAGCAAAGCCTGCGACTGTTTGGTATTGCGTACCCTTGTACGCAGTACTGCCAGGCTTTTATTGCCTAACTAAAAAATTAATTTCAAATGCAGTATGTAAAAATTGTTTTATCAATAGCCTTATTGCTATTGGTTTCAGGGTCGGCGTATGCTCACGGAGTAGATGAGGATACCCAAACTTTTTTAAGTGGAAATTCAGGCGTTGCTTTTGTACCGTTCCTGTATATAGGGGCAAAACATATGCTTACAGGTTACGACCACTTATTATTTCTTGTGGGCGTTATCTTTTTTCTTTATCGTCCAAAAGAAGTGCTTTTGTATGTGAGTTTTTTTACCATTGGTCATAGTATTACCCTTTTATTAGGTGTACTGGCAGATATGGCTATCAACGCTTACCTCATCGATGCTATTATAGCACTTTCAATCGTTTACAAAGGTTTTGATAATTTAGGTGGCTTTCAAAAATTCCTTGGTCGCCAGCCTAATACAAAAGCGGCTGTCTTAATCTTTGGACTTTTTCACGGTTTCGGTTTAGCCAGTAAATTACAGGAATTGAGTTTTGACCGAACAGGATTATTGACCAACCTGCTTGGTTTCAATATCGGTGTAGAGATAGGTCAATTCATCGCCTTAGCTCTTGTATTATTTGTTATCACCCTTTGGAGAAAATCACCGAGCTTTTTCAAATTCTCTACAGTTACCAATATGTTGCTTATGGCAGCGGGCTTTTTATTATTCGGCTACCAGTTAGTCGGTTATTTTAACTCTTAACAATTATCAAAATGTCAGAAATAGCACATAAAGTTTTAGATAAAAAATCTATCATAAAGCAGGTAATCATTGCTTTAATTATTGGAACCACCCTTCTCGTAAGTGCAGTATTACCAGCTGAATATGGTATAGACCCCTTAGGAATAGGAAAGGCAACCGGTTTCAGCAAGTTATATGTACCAGAAGGAAGTACAGAAAATCTAAGTTCAGAACCGCACAAGATATTGAAAATGGAAAATGTAGGTTCGCCGGCGGATGTGGCAAAGCCTGATGCCGCAAACAACCCTGCGCCTGCTACACAATTGGCAGAACGTACAGATGATGTAAGCGTAGTTATTCCTGCCGGTAAAGGATTGGAGTACAAAGTAAATATGTTGAAATACGGACAATTAAAATATGAGTGGATTACCGATAAAGGTGAACTGTACTTTGATTTTCACGGAGAGGTAAAAAACAACAGCAACTACTTTGAAAGCTACACCATTGCTTATTCAAACAATATGGCAGGTTCATTTCTTGCTCCGTTTGAAGGTCCGCAAGGATGGTATTTCAAAAACAATTCAAATGAGGACATTACTGTCAAAATCAAAATGAAAGGACAGTATCTCCTTAAACAATAACCATTCAAACAAGATTATGATATGTTAAACAACATCATTCATTTTTCAATAAAAAATAAGTTGGTAATAGGATTATTTACCCTGGCATTAATTTGCTGGGGTTCCTATTCCGTTACCAAACTTCCTATTGATGCAACGCCCGATATTACAAACAATCAGGTAATGGTAATCACAGTATCGCCCACATTGGCAGCGCAGGAAGTAGAACAGCTCGTAACCTTTCCGGTAGAGCAAACAATGGTAAGTATTCCCGGCATAAAAGATATGCGTTCTTTTTCTCGCTTTGGTCTTTCCATAGTTACAATTGTCTTTGAAGAAAAAGTAGACATTTATTGGGGAAGACAACAAGTTCAGGAGCGGTTGACCTTGGCTGCTAAAAACATACCCGAAGGTGTCGGTGTTCCTGAAATGGCACCGCTTACCACAGGTTTAGGCGAAATTTACCAATACGTCATCCATCCTAAAAAAGGATATGAAGACAAATACGATGCTACCGAATTAAGAACTATTCAGGATTGGATTATTAAAAGACAACTTTTAGGAACACCGGGAGTAGCAGAAGTAAGCGGGTTTGGCGGATTTGTAAAACAGTATGAAATAGCCATAGAGCCAGACAGGCTCGCCAGCCAAAACATCAATATATCCGATATTTTCACCGCTTTAGAAAAGAATAATCAAAACACTGGTGGTGCTTATATCGATAAAGGCCCAAATGCTTTCTTTATTCGAAGCGAAGGTTTGGTAAAGAATATTGAGGAAATTAAAAAAATCGTAGTTAAAAACGAAGGGGGCATTCCTGTTTTGTTAAGGGATGTGGCAGATGTCCGTTTCGGAAATGGGGCAAGATATGGGGCAGCAACAAGAAATGCGCAGGGAGAAACCGTTACCGGAATTGTGATGATGCTAAAAGGTGCCAACTCTTCTGAAGTAATTACCAATGTAAAAGCAAAGATTGAAGAAATTCAAAAAAGTTTGCCCGAAGGTGTAGAGATAGAGCCGTTTCTTGACAGGAAAAAATTAGTAGATGGCGCCATATCAACAGTATCAACCAACTTGGTAGAAGGTGCTTTAATTGTAATTTTTGTTTTGATACTTTTCCTTGGTAATCTGCGTGGCGGTCTTGTGGTAGCCTCGGTTATTCCATTGGCAATGCTGTTTGCCATAGCGATGATGAACCTTTTTGGCGTATCCGGAAACCTAATGAGCCTTGGTGCCATCGATTTCGGAATTATTGTCGACGGAACGGTAATCATTGTAGAAGCAGTACTACACCGAATAACAACCAGCAAAAACCGGTACGGCGGAGTAGAAAAACTTACACAAGAACAAATGGATGAAGAAGTGTTTCAGTCTTCAACCAAAATTCGTTCGGCAGCAGCATTTGGAGAAATCATCATTCTTATTGTTTACCTACCGTTACTGGCATTGGTAGGTGTAGAAGGCAAGATGTTTACACCAATGGCGCAAACCGTTTCATTTGCTATTATGGGCGCATTCCTATTGTCATTCACTTATGTTCCGATGATGTCTGCATTAGTCCTCAGCAAAAAGACCACGCACAAAGACAACTTTTCGGATAAAATGATGAGAGCCATTCAAAGAGTGTACAGCCCCATCATTGAAGGAGCAATGAAACGAAAGCTGTTGGTAATATCTATTGCCGTGGCAATGTTTGTTATAACCCTTTTTGCATTCAACAGAATGGGCGGAGAATTTATACCCCAATTAGATGAGGGTGACTTTGCAGTAGAAACAAGAGTTCCCGTGGGCAGTTCCATTAACCAGATGATAGATGTATCCCAAAAAGCGCAAGATATTTTACTGAAAAATTATCCCGAAGTAAAGCAGGTAGTGAATAAGATAGGTTCGGGAGAAATCCCTACAGACCCAATGCCGATTGAAGCCGGTGATATGGTCGTTGTTTTAAAACCTAAAAAAGAATGGACAAGCGCAGCAGATAGAGAAGAATTGATTGATAAAATGCAACAATCACTTGCTGTTATTCCAAATGCTACTTTCAGCTTTCAACAGCCTATACAAATGCGTTTTAATGAGTTGCTAACCGGAGCTAAGCAAGATGTTGTCTTGAAAATTTATGGAGAAGACCTGGATGTACTTTCAGATTTGGCTTCTGATGTAGGAAAGAAAATAAAATCCGTTGAAGGTGTAGAAGATTTGTATGTTGAAGAAATCACAGGATTGCCACAAATAAGCATCCAATTCGACAGAGATAAAATAGCACAATACGGTATGAACGTAGAAGATGTAAACAGTGCCATTGAAACAGGATTTGCGGGAAAAACTGCAGGCTTGCTGTACGAAGGAGAAAGAAGATTTGATGTAGTGGTAAGATTAGACAGCGCATCAAGAGCCGACATTACAGATGTACAAAACCTATTTGTAAGTACACCAACAGGACAGCAAATACCTTTAAGCGAAGTCGCCAATATTTCCTATAAACCGGGTCCTGTACAAATACAGAGAGATAATGCCAAAAGACGTATTACGCTTGGTTTCAATGTTCGTAACCGCGATGTAAAAAGCATTGTGAATGATATACAGGACATCGTTGCAGCCAAAGTAAAAATGCCGGCAGGTTATCATATTACTTACGGCGGACAGTTCAAAAATCTGGAAGAAGCCAATGCAAGACTTGCCGTAGCCTTACCGGTAGCGCTATTGCTTATTTTGCTATTGCTCTATTTTACATTCCGTTCTGTGAAGCAAGGTTTGCTGATTTTTACAGCTATTCCGCTTTCAGCTATAGGTGGTGTATTTGCATTGCTGATAAGAGATATGCCTTTTAGTATTTCTGCTGGTGTAGGATTTATTGCGCTATTTGGCGTAGCGGTATTGAACGGTATTGTACTCATTGCAGAATTTAACCGATTGGCAAAAGAAGGCGTTACCGATATTTATGAGCGAGTGCGCATTGGCACAAAAGTGAGGTTAAGACCCGTATTAATGACGGCAATGGTGGCATCATTAGGTTTTCTTCCGATGGCTATTTCTTCCTCATCAGGTGCAGAAGTACAACGTCCTTTAGCAACCGTGGTTATTGGCGGGCTGATAACTGCAACAGCGCTTACCTTACTGGTGCTTCCGGTGCTCTATATCTATTTTACAAAATCAACATTCAAAATGAAAAAGAATAAAACATTACCAACGGCAATATTGCTCTTAGGTTTTTTATGCTTTTCATCTACACTGAAAGCG encodes the following:
- a CDS encoding DUF3408 domain-containing protein, encoding MEKDNKRKATPDINEEMMMNLMVDGVKKDGIQLPPEPIEKMENEAVKQEEFSRNKPAQKEKNRTKKILDGSYGDHFLKTHSMTKRGDKSIYIRQEYHARLSRIIQVIGKDEIPLYAYLDNILEHHFEVFEKAIIDDFNEKYKPIF
- a CDS encoding ParA family protein, with product MDTKKKPLFIAFSSQKGGVGKSTFTTLVASTMHYRLGYNVAVFDADFPQHSLMKMKTRDLAMVMENETLKKLAYKQFTTINKKAYPIMQHKADSVLEAAQEFVNTSTTPVDVVFFDLPGTVNTPGILNALAGMHHIFTPIAADRVVMESTLIFTQLLQDVIMKKGETSIETIHLFWNQVDGRESTPLYAVYNQLIEQLGLSLMQSQIKNSTRFRKESEADSKTVFRSTVMPPDERLMKACQLNLFIEEFLKIIQL
- the mobA gene encoding conjugal transfer protein MobA, whose protein sequence is MNENNKRKQNKGGRKAKIDPSIHRHVFRLTDEENAKLLSLFETSGMPNKAKFIISLLFGNEMKSVKIDKGTVDFYMRLTSFHSQFRSVGVNYNQIVKLLYKNFSEKKAAAFLYKLEKQTAEMAMLCQKIIQISEEFETKHLKKQL
- the mobB gene encoding conjugal transfer protein MobB produces the protein MIAKIGRSGNLYGALAYNQLKVENENGQILFANKMIETAKGHYSVAQLAQSFAPYLIANRNTEKHTLHISLNPDPKDKVSDDRYREMAEEYMREMGYGDQPFVVFKHADIDRSHIHIVSVCVDEEGKKISDKFEKMRSMNICRELERKHGLIAATDKEHKLNDKIFSPINYKAGDVKSQIASVIRHLPNYYQYQTLGEYNALLSLFNITTEKVEGELQGQLQKGLLYIPLNEKGEKAGHPFKASLFGKSAGLPALELHFEQSKIALKNNPVQKTLKSAINIALQSTTDELSFKKQLTEQGINVVVRRNDVGRIYGITFIDHNSKTIWNGSRLGKELSANTFNDYWNNNIKPEIKEPVQSQIKASKSNDAENLPVEKPHHFFDFLNTEKHEDGLVEALGGLLPEIQGEDYEEQDFANKMKKKRKRHRGQQ
- the mobC gene encoding conjugal transfer protein MobC; this encodes MQGEDDLRGLAKIMAFMRAVSILLVLMHLYWFCYGFFLERGWTLEIINKILGNFDRTAGLFSHNLYTKIFALVLLALSCLGTKGVKNEKITWSKIYVALSIGIILFFLNFPLLKLPLLTATFLYIFTTALGYIALMVAGVWMSRLLRTNLMEDVFNNENESFQQETKLMENEYSVNLPTKFYYKGKWNNGWINIVNPFRATIVLGTPGSGKSYAIVNNYIKQQIEKGFSMYIYDFKFDDLSTIAYNHLLKHRDKYKVQPKFYVINFDDPRKSHRCNPLNPDFMTDISDAYEAAYTIMLNLNRSWIQKQGDFFVESPIILLAAIIWYLKIYDDGKYCTFPHAIELLNKKYSDVFTILTSYPDLENYLSPFMDAWQGGAQDQLQGQIASAKIPLSRMISPQLYWVMTGDDFSLDINNPEEPKILCVGNNPDRQNIYSAALGLYNSRIVKLINKKGQLKSSVIIDELPTIYFRGLDNLIATARSNKVAVCLGFQDFSQLTRDYGDKESKVIQNTVGNIFSGQVVGETAKSLSERFGKVLQKRQSLTINRSDKSTSISTQLDSLIPASKISTLTQGMFVGAVSDNFDERIEQKIFHAEIVVDNESVASETKAYQKIPQILSFVNQQGEDEMKKQIEGNYRQIKMDILNIVENELERIKNDPDLQHLLQQA
- a CDS encoding HupE/UreJ family protein, with product MQYVKIVLSIALLLLVSGSAYAHGVDEDTQTFLSGNSGVAFVPFLYIGAKHMLTGYDHLLFLVGVIFFLYRPKEVLLYVSFFTIGHSITLLLGVLADMAINAYLIDAIIALSIVYKGFDNLGGFQKFLGRQPNTKAAVLIFGLFHGFGLASKLQELSFDRTGLLTNLLGFNIGVEIGQFIALALVLFVITLWRKSPSFFKFSTVTNMLLMAAGFLLFGYQLVGYFNS
- a CDS encoding CusA/CzcA family heavy metal efflux RND transporter, with translation MLNNIIHFSIKNKLVIGLFTLALICWGSYSVTKLPIDATPDITNNQVMVITVSPTLAAQEVEQLVTFPVEQTMVSIPGIKDMRSFSRFGLSIVTIVFEEKVDIYWGRQQVQERLTLAAKNIPEGVGVPEMAPLTTGLGEIYQYVIHPKKGYEDKYDATELRTIQDWIIKRQLLGTPGVAEVSGFGGFVKQYEIAIEPDRLASQNINISDIFTALEKNNQNTGGAYIDKGPNAFFIRSEGLVKNIEEIKKIVVKNEGGIPVLLRDVADVRFGNGARYGAATRNAQGETVTGIVMMLKGANSSEVITNVKAKIEEIQKSLPEGVEIEPFLDRKKLVDGAISTVSTNLVEGALIVIFVLILFLGNLRGGLVVASVIPLAMLFAIAMMNLFGVSGNLMSLGAIDFGIIVDGTVIIVEAVLHRITTSKNRYGGVEKLTQEQMDEEVFQSSTKIRSAAAFGEIIILIVYLPLLALVGVEGKMFTPMAQTVSFAIMGAFLLSFTYVPMMSALVLSKKTTHKDNFSDKMMRAIQRVYSPIIEGAMKRKLLVISIAVAMFVITLFAFNRMGGEFIPQLDEGDFAVETRVPVGSSINQMIDVSQKAQDILLKNYPEVKQVVNKIGSGEIPTDPMPIEAGDMVVVLKPKKEWTSAADREELIDKMQQSLAVIPNATFSFQQPIQMRFNELLTGAKQDVVLKIYGEDLDVLSDLASDVGKKIKSVEGVEDLYVEEITGLPQISIQFDRDKIAQYGMNVEDVNSAIETGFAGKTAGLLYEGERRFDVVVRLDSASRADITDVQNLFVSTPTGQQIPLSEVANISYKPGPVQIQRDNAKRRITLGFNVRNRDVKSIVNDIQDIVAAKVKMPAGYHITYGGQFKNLEEANARLAVALPVALLLILLLLYFTFRSVKQGLLIFTAIPLSAIGGVFALLIRDMPFSISAGVGFIALFGVAVLNGIVLIAEFNRLAKEGVTDIYERVRIGTKVRLRPVLMTAMVASLGFLPMAISSSSGAEVQRPLATVVIGGLITATALTLLVLPVLYIYFTKSTFKMKKNKTLPTAILLLGFLCFSSTLKAQVSSGTNTRVLTLQQSIDEAVKNNNSIRIAEYNINVQKALKKGSVTIPKTELSYTQGVVSNPTINDNLINVTQRFDFPTLYSNQSKLAQEKIISTEKYKAVSENELIENVKLAYLQYQYVLEKGKLIAALDSIYSNLSKASDARYRTGESTNLEKMTSSVQLKQIQNELEKNNADVKIAKQQLQTLLNTTDDISIAETNLTAKELLLTIENFSANNNPIIGYLQQEVNVSQQEIQVEKSKMLPEIILGYSAQTYKGMQTINGIDRTYTGKDRFSFFQIGIGIPLFPGGYKSKINAAKINREIAATQVELNKTNLNGQLKELEQQYAKLQNELNYYQQQALPQANLIISNSEKSFKSGEVSYAQHLQNLTLANNIRTAYVESLYNFNKAIIAIETLSGNK